GGGCTGGTGATCCGCACCGGCTGGCCCGGCTTCACCCGGGGCAGATCGCTCTCGTACACCTCCGCCACCACCTGCATACGGCCCACCTGGCCGAGCTGCAGGATCCCCTGGGCGCCGGGGGCCTCGCCGGCACGGGCGAACACCTGCAGCACCGTGCCGGCGATCGGGGCGCGGATCAGGTTGTCGTCGCGGCTGGCGACGGCCCGCCCCAGGTTGGCCTCGGCCGCTTCGAGGCTGCGCTGGGCCGCCTCCACATCCAGGTCCACCCCGCCGGCACCTGCAGTGCTGCGGGCCTGCTGCCGGGCCAGCAGGGCCCGGGCCTCCTGCAGCGCCGCGGTCACCGTGTCGAGCGTGAGCTGGCGGTTGTCCCGGTCTTCCGCCGACACGGCGCCGCTGGCGTAGAGGCTCTGGTAGCGCCGTGCCTCGGTGGCTGCCGTTCGTTGCTGGGCCTCGAGCGAGCGCACCTTGGCCAGCTGGCTCGCCTCGCCGCTGCCGGCATCGGCGCGGGCGATGGCCAGCCGTGAGCGGGCCAGGTTCACCTCGGCGCGGGCGGCGTTCACGGCCGCGTCCAGCTGGGGCTGGTTGTCGAGCACCGCCAGCAGCTGGCCCGCTTGCACGGAATCTCCGCGATCCACCAGCAGCTTCAGCAGGGTGGGCTGGCTAGGCCCGGTGGTGGGCGCCGCGATCGTGCGCAGCTCGCTGATCGGCTCCAGCCGGCCCAGGGCGGTGACGGTGCGGATCGGCTGCTGTACCTCCGGCGCCGCTTCTGGCGGCGGAGAGACCAAGCGCTCCAGCACAGCGCGGGCCGCCACGGCTGCCAGGGCCACCGCCACGGCGCCGCCGCCCACCAGCAGCCAGGTGCGGGAATGCCGTGGTGGCAGCAGCGGCAACTGCGGGAACGCCATCCTTCGCCCTCCCTCACATCTCGACCCTACGGCGATGGACCTGCGCCGTCCGAGTGCCATGCTCCGAGCGCCATGCAGTTGACAGCCCCTTACCCCGCAATCAGCATGACGTTGCCAAGGGGTGTTCTGAAGTTTTCTCCCCAGATGCAAGCCAATTGCGTTGCATCAATCCCCATCGATCAGCGCCAGTGATTCGGCTGTGTTGCCTCTTTGCACCTGCTTGAGCAACACGGCGGCTTTGATCAACACAGGCCTGCAGGCTGGATTCTCCCCTCACACTTCATGATCGCGGAATCCACTACAGCCAGCCTGGTGCTTCGTGCGACAGAGGCCTTTCCCTCCAACGGTTCCCGTCAGGCCAACCTGAGATACAAGCATCCTCACATCACCATCGAGGATCGCGGCCTCCGGCCACTGCGGCCGGATCATGTGCGACTGCAGATGCTGCGCGTGGGGGTGTGCGGTACCGATCTGCACATGACCCAGAGGGATGAGCAGGGATTCCTGCGCTGCTCCGCTCCAGCCCACATTCCTGCCGAAGGACGCGTGCTCGGCCATGAAGGCATCGGCAGAGTGATCGGCGTCGGCGCCGATGTGGGTGCCTTTCGGGTCGGCGACATTCTCGCCCCGGAATCCGTGTTGAGCTGCAGTGTGTGCCGCTCCTGCCGATCCGGATGCTTTAACCAGTGCCAGAAAGCCGTGTTGCTGGGAATGGAGCAGGATGGGTTGTTCAGCACCATTGCTGATGTTCCGGCGCGCTCCACGGTGAACATCAGCGAGCTCGGTCAGACTGACCAGGGACTTCAGATGGCTGCCTGTCTCGAGCCGGCGGGGGTTGCGCTCCTCTGCGGCATGAACACTCGCATCACCCCGGGTGACAAGGTTCTGATCTTCGGCGCCGGTCCGATCGGGCTGCTTTGCGCCATCGTCGCCAGGCAGGTGTATGGCGCCTCCTCCGTCGCCATGGTGGAACCGTCGCCATACCGGCGCCAGTTCGCAGGCCGGTGGGCCGATCAGGCAGCCAGCTCCGCTGATGAGCTCACCACGCCTGCCCATGGCTG
This sequence is a window from Cyanobium sp. PCC 7001. Protein-coding genes within it:
- a CDS encoding HlyD family efflux transporter periplasmic adaptor subunit; its protein translation is MAFPQLPLLPPRHSRTWLLVGGGAVAVALAAVAARAVLERLVSPPPEAAPEVQQPIRTVTALGRLEPISELRTIAAPTTGPSQPTLLKLLVDRGDSVQAGQLLAVLDNQPQLDAAVNAARAEVNLARSRLAIARADAGSGEASQLAKVRSLEAQQRTAATEARRYQSLYASGAVSAEDRDNRQLTLDTVTAALQEARALLARQQARSTAGAGGVDLDVEAAQRSLEAAEANLGRAVASRDDNLIRAPIAGTVLQVFARAGEAPGAQGILQLGQVGRMQVVAEVYESDLPRVKPGQPVRITSPALEQPLEGRVGQIGAIVLRQTVINTDPSANTDNRVVEVRAPLTPESNQVAARFTNLQVRVVIGP
- a CDS encoding zinc-binding dehydrogenase, which encodes MIAESTTASLVLRATEAFPSNGSRQANLRYKHPHITIEDRGLRPLRPDHVRLQMLRVGVCGTDLHMTQRDEQGFLRCSAPAHIPAEGRVLGHEGIGRVIGVGADVGAFRVGDILAPESVLSCSVCRSCRSGCFNQCQKAVLLGMEQDGLFSTIADVPARSTVNISELGQTDQGLQMAACLEPAGVALLCGMNTRITPGDKVLIFGAGPIGLLCAIVARQVYGASSVAMVEPSPYRRQFAGRWADQAASSADELTTPAHGWDVVIEASGDLSNINRVFRQIAACGRVALLGRGGQPLTIDAVDHMITNAISVMGLRGHLGGVYERLIELCLSGHLPLDSIITTTLEGLDKLQIVLSQPDVVASTDCKIVVKLAD